One window of Marinomonas primoryensis genomic DNA carries:
- a CDS encoding malate synthase G, with product MNMPLPKNNSLIHTGFCNFINEEVLPFHTLEPTKFWQDLEQLISDLAPINRQLLTSRDVMQQQIDQWHLAQKGQPMDIQAYEDFLREIGYLVEEGDDFTITTDNVDDEIATLAGPQLVVPVKNARFALNAANARWGSLYDAFYGTDVIAKTTGLETNKGYNAARGEQVIAKAKAFLDDVFPLESGSHKDVSSYVVYYHHLLAFFDDGSQTGLKQPSQLVAVNGQRSDPEAVLLKNNGLHVEIHFDRNGQNGVKDKANINDIIIESALSAIIDCEDSVAAVDAEDKIDVYRNWLGLMQGTLEASFEKDGQTQTRRMNPDRCFTDLHNKEYRLHGRSLLLVRNVGHLMECDLMQDELGNFVPEGIMDAVVTALIGALDLQRNEGIRNSRTGSIYIVKPKMHGPDEVAFSCELFGRVEQMLGLPKNTIKIGIMDEERRTTLNLKECIRQAKSRVFFINTGFLDRTGDEIHTSMQAGPFLPKDQIKNQPWIQAYENRNVDIGLQCGLPGKAQIGKGMWAMPDEMAAMMEAKIAHPKAGANTAWVPSPTAATLHALHYHQINVFDVQERIKSRPKANLTDLLSIPIIPHNLTLSSEVIEREVENNVQGLLGYVVRWVEAGVGCSKVPDINNVGLMEDRATLRISSQHLANWLLHGICDKAQVDNVMQRMAVVVDEQNKNTEGYRPMMSHESKNTGSSSLAFKAAQDLIYKGVIQPNGYTEPLLHAYRVQMKETS from the coding sequence ATGAATATGCCCTTACCTAAAAATAACAGTCTGATCCACACAGGGTTTTGCAACTTCATCAATGAAGAAGTGCTTCCCTTTCATACCCTCGAGCCAACAAAATTTTGGCAAGATTTAGAACAATTAATTTCTGATTTAGCGCCGATTAACCGCCAATTATTAACGAGTCGCGATGTTATGCAGCAGCAGATTGACCAATGGCATCTTGCTCAAAAAGGTCAGCCAATGGACATTCAAGCGTATGAGGATTTTTTACGTGAGATAGGTTACTTGGTAGAAGAGGGAGACGATTTCACCATCACGACGGATAACGTGGACGATGAAATTGCGACGCTTGCAGGACCGCAATTAGTCGTACCTGTTAAAAATGCACGTTTTGCATTGAATGCGGCGAATGCTCGTTGGGGCAGTTTGTATGACGCCTTTTATGGCACCGATGTGATTGCAAAAACCACGGGCCTGGAAACCAATAAAGGCTATAACGCTGCACGTGGTGAACAGGTGATTGCTAAAGCCAAAGCCTTTTTGGATGACGTATTTCCTCTTGAAAGTGGTTCTCATAAAGATGTGAGCAGTTATGTGGTTTATTACCACCATTTACTGGCTTTCTTTGACGATGGAAGCCAAACCGGTTTGAAACAACCTTCTCAGCTGGTGGCGGTTAATGGTCAGCGCAGCGATCCTGAAGCGGTCTTATTGAAGAATAACGGCTTGCATGTAGAGATCCATTTTGATCGTAACGGCCAAAATGGCGTGAAAGATAAAGCCAACATTAATGACATTATTATTGAGTCCGCACTGAGCGCCATTATTGACTGCGAAGACTCCGTTGCGGCTGTTGATGCTGAAGACAAAATTGATGTTTACCGCAACTGGTTGGGTTTGATGCAAGGCACGCTAGAAGCCAGCTTCGAGAAAGACGGACAAACGCAGACGCGTCGTATGAACCCTGATCGCTGCTTTACGGATTTGCATAACAAAGAGTACCGCTTGCATGGTCGTTCTCTATTATTGGTTCGAAATGTTGGCCACCTAATGGAATGCGATTTGATGCAGGATGAACTGGGCAATTTTGTACCAGAAGGCATTATGGATGCGGTGGTAACGGCTTTAATCGGCGCGCTGGATTTACAGCGTAACGAAGGCATACGAAACAGCCGAACCGGCAGTATTTATATTGTTAAACCTAAGATGCATGGACCCGATGAAGTGGCGTTTAGTTGCGAGCTGTTTGGTCGTGTAGAGCAGATGTTGGGCTTGCCAAAAAACACCATCAAGATCGGCATTATGGACGAAGAACGTCGCACGACGTTGAACTTAAAAGAGTGTATTCGTCAGGCTAAATCGCGCGTGTTTTTCATCAATACCGGCTTTTTGGATCGCACTGGTGACGAGATTCATACCAGTATGCAAGCCGGGCCATTTTTGCCAAAAGATCAGATTAAAAATCAGCCTTGGATTCAAGCGTATGAAAATCGCAACGTAGACATCGGTTTGCAATGTGGTTTGCCGGGTAAAGCTCAGATTGGTAAGGGCATGTGGGCCATGCCAGATGAAATGGCGGCGATGATGGAAGCAAAAATTGCGCATCCAAAAGCAGGCGCCAACACGGCTTGGGTGCCTTCACCTACCGCGGCGACACTGCATGCGTTGCATTATCACCAAATAAATGTGTTTGACGTGCAGGAGCGAATTAAATCACGCCCTAAAGCGAATCTAACGGATTTACTGAGTATACCGATAATTCCTCACAATCTGACCTTGTCGAGTGAAGTGATAGAACGTGAGGTTGAAAACAACGTTCAAGGCTTGTTGGGCTATGTAGTGCGCTGGGTAGAAGCAGGCGTTGGCTGCTCCAAAGTGCCAGACATCAATAACGTGGGTTTGATGGAAGATCGCGCCACCTTACGCATCTCCAGCCAACATTTGGCAAATTGGTTGCTGCATGGCATTTGCGATAAAGCACAGGTAGATAACGTGATGCAGCGCATGGCCGTAGTTGTTGATGAGCAAAACAAAAACACCGAAGGCTATCGCCCGATGATGTCTCATGAATCAAAGAATACCGGGTCATCAAGCCTCGCGTTCAAAGCAGCACAAGACTTGATTTACAAAGGTGTTATTCAGCCTAACGGCTACACCGAGCCATTGCTTCATGCTTATCGCGTGCAGATGAAAGAAACGAGTTAA
- a CDS encoding DUF3612 domain-containing protein, translating into MKNKNSLNRKAHFLGTKIRNLRKRNRLTMEDLSARCIKIDAESAPSVSYLSMIERGKRIPSEDVLEVIANVFQKNVEWFLDDIPEEDAITPSKGSGGGISGMALEPNFLFSKEILQIAIPEMLSQTGTSGRQFAHLLIRAHQEHNQNHFPDLERAAEDVGLKRLPLSLDEIVAITKQMGLQIKWFRKTPLAVLESMGIDESHVVTSFFDPPNTIYINQIMKSQPQRLKYNLAVHIGHAVLHDKDGMKNVLVTGRNEISPLQAQNSKMQSSGMDAQDILHAWRDFECSFFAGALLCPKVPFRQMLDRNGYEINTAQLAGVSESVAMRRMTAASPYPHWHYFDAYAPGKLKAVYRGNGIPLPWGNMSMVEDPCQHWAVFRKISEPSTGSSAQISILNVGNEPRIYACESVKVQDLAGNSHVLCSGIDLNPAINAQGKDAISIADDLKQACVAGGGSSHIPKSIKKDLMSVAKILNINWVERGIESHARLICSRGAVCPRSPSCYQQCEVR; encoded by the coding sequence ATGAAAAATAAAAATAGCCTAAATCGCAAAGCCCATTTTCTGGGTACAAAAATCCGCAACCTACGTAAACGTAACCGTTTGACGATGGAAGACTTATCTGCAAGATGCATAAAAATCGACGCAGAATCTGCGCCGTCTGTGTCTTATTTGTCGATGATAGAAAGGGGGAAACGCATTCCCAGTGAAGACGTTTTGGAGGTTATTGCCAACGTTTTTCAAAAAAATGTCGAGTGGTTTTTGGATGATATTCCCGAAGAAGACGCCATTACGCCATCGAAAGGTTCTGGTGGTGGCATCAGCGGCATGGCATTAGAACCAAATTTTTTATTCTCCAAAGAAATACTGCAGATCGCCATTCCAGAAATGCTTTCTCAAACAGGCACCAGTGGCCGACAGTTCGCCCACCTGCTCATCCGCGCCCATCAGGAACATAACCAAAACCATTTTCCCGATTTGGAGCGTGCGGCAGAAGACGTTGGCCTTAAGCGCTTGCCATTAAGCCTTGACGAAATTGTCGCCATCACCAAACAAATGGGCTTGCAGATCAAATGGTTTCGTAAAACACCATTGGCAGTGTTAGAAAGCATGGGCATTGATGAAAGCCATGTCGTCACCTCTTTCTTTGATCCACCAAACACGATTTACATTAATCAGATCATGAAATCCCAACCACAGCGTTTGAAATACAACCTCGCGGTGCACATTGGCCATGCGGTGTTGCACGACAAAGACGGCATGAAAAATGTCTTAGTAACAGGACGCAATGAGATTTCGCCACTGCAAGCTCAGAACTCGAAGATGCAATCCTCAGGAATGGACGCGCAAGATATTTTGCATGCATGGCGGGATTTTGAATGCAGCTTCTTTGCCGGTGCGTTGCTTTGCCCTAAAGTGCCGTTTCGACAAATGCTGGATCGCAATGGTTACGAGATCAACACCGCGCAATTGGCTGGCGTGTCAGAATCCGTTGCCATGCGCCGTATGACAGCCGCTTCGCCTTATCCTCATTGGCATTATTTCGACGCTTACGCACCAGGCAAACTCAAAGCCGTGTACCGAGGAAATGGCATTCCATTACCTTGGGGAAACATGAGCATGGTGGAAGACCCTTGCCAACATTGGGCGGTGTTTCGAAAAATCAGCGAGCCGAGCACTGGATCGTCCGCACAAATATCTATCCTTAATGTCGGTAACGAACCGCGCATTTACGCGTGTGAATCGGTGAAGGTGCAAGACCTTGCCGGCAACAGCCACGTACTTTGCTCTGGTATCGACCTCAACCCTGCGATAAACGCGCAGGGTAAAGACGCCATTTCCATCGCAGACGATTTAAAGCAAGCATGCGTTGCTGGCGGTGGCTCGTCTCATATTCCGAAAAGCATCAAAAAAGACCTGATGAGCGTAGCTAAGATACTTAATATTAATTGGGTAGAGCGCGGCATAGAAAGCCACGCTCGGCTGATCTGCTCACGTGGCGCAGTCTGCCCAAGATCACCGAGTTGTTATCAGCAATGTGAAGTTAGGTAG
- a CDS encoding DeoR family transcriptional regulator: MRLRLIVRPIAFKLSALMSKEVKMTQRRQKILLLLELNEQVSSRELSHRLHVSYDTIRKDVINLEKLRMLKRVKGGAIVLEEGSEVDDK, encoded by the coding sequence ATGCGTCTTCGATTAATCGTTCGTCCAATAGCGTTTAAGTTAAGCGCATTGATGAGCAAAGAAGTGAAGATGACTCAGCGTCGACAAAAAATATTGCTGTTGCTTGAGTTAAACGAACAAGTGTCATCGAGGGAACTCAGCCATCGACTTCATGTTTCGTATGACACCATTCGAAAAGATGTAATTAATTTAGAAAAACTAAGGATGTTAAAACGCGTTAAAGGCGGGGCAATTGTATTAGAAGAGGGTTCGGAGGTAGATGATAAGTAG
- a CDS encoding MFS transporter, translating to MLLLFIIYLAFISLGLPDAVLGASWPVMGRDINASLEFAGVVSLIISAGTVISSLLATKMIHHLGIGKVVAFSVLLTAGALLGFSMSHVPVALMLLAVPLGIGAGAVDAALNNFVAVHYKSKHMNYLHSFWGVGATAGPLLMANYLILNEGWRDGYVAIASLQFLLVIVLFLTLPLWKKVLVKPLGNDKEVTPFVSNVSALKIKGVSLQLVMFFCYNSVETGAGLWAASYLTMEKNVFPVDAAFWVAMYYLGITIGRFFCGFIAEKIAEETLVRCGVVIMIFGCVMLVLPLSGLWAKAGLMLIGLGCAPIYPNTIHMIPKRFGLAASQTIIGLSMATAYMGMTIIPPILGMTAKTFSFASFPIILLLLSGIIFVTTERLRECRVNASSINRSSNSV from the coding sequence ATGTTGTTACTGTTTATCATCTACTTAGCGTTTATTAGCTTAGGGTTGCCCGATGCGGTTTTAGGAGCGTCTTGGCCTGTGATGGGGCGTGATATAAACGCCTCGCTTGAGTTTGCGGGAGTTGTTTCACTTATAATCAGTGCTGGAACCGTTATTTCGAGTCTTTTAGCCACTAAAATGATCCACCATTTAGGCATCGGAAAAGTCGTTGCTTTTAGTGTATTACTAACGGCTGGAGCGCTACTTGGGTTCAGTATGTCTCATGTGCCTGTTGCCCTTATGTTATTAGCGGTTCCATTAGGAATTGGAGCGGGGGCGGTTGATGCGGCACTAAATAATTTTGTCGCAGTGCATTATAAGTCGAAGCACATGAACTACCTGCATTCATTTTGGGGTGTAGGAGCAACCGCTGGCCCGCTTCTCATGGCGAATTACTTAATCCTGAACGAAGGGTGGCGTGATGGGTACGTTGCGATTGCCAGCCTTCAATTCTTACTTGTTATTGTGCTTTTTTTGACGCTGCCACTATGGAAAAAAGTGTTGGTTAAGCCTTTGGGGAATGATAAAGAAGTCACTCCGTTTGTGAGTAATGTTTCGGCGTTAAAAATAAAGGGCGTGTCACTGCAATTGGTTATGTTTTTTTGTTACAACTCAGTAGAGACGGGTGCCGGACTATGGGCAGCGAGCTATCTGACTATGGAGAAAAATGTTTTTCCAGTAGACGCTGCCTTTTGGGTAGCGATGTATTATCTCGGTATTACGATAGGGCGTTTTTTTTGTGGCTTTATTGCGGAAAAAATCGCAGAAGAAACTCTCGTCCGCTGTGGTGTGGTGATTATGATATTCGGCTGTGTGATGCTTGTGCTTCCTTTGTCAGGATTATGGGCAAAAGCGGGGTTGATGCTTATTGGGCTAGGTTGCGCCCCTATTTACCCGAATACGATTCATATGATACCTAAGCGTTTTGGGTTGGCTGCATCACAAACCATTATTGGATTATCCATGGCAACCGCTTATATGGGAATGACCATTATACCGCCCATACTTGGTATGACGGCAAAAACGTTTTCCTTTGCTTCATTCCCCATTATCCTGCTGTTGCTTAGCGGCATTATTTTTGTGACCACTGAGCGGTTAAGGGAGTGTCGTGTCAATGCGTCTTCGATTAATCGTTCGTCCAATAGCGTTTAA
- a CDS encoding AraC family transcriptional regulator, producing the protein MQIYKLETEKNGRELTAHGNDDFPCAIYDECFSEFFGGEVPWHWHDEIEIVLVTEGATKVECINTSEIVQAGEMIFINAGILHKLTNASVGECRILNVLFKPQMLGGVNHGLIYKKNILPVITNKELQAYKFSDTDKTWHSLAIKELSDAFDVWKTQSADREFYINIALMKFWHLFCSHQLNTASDQNTSKSNEKRAHSLLDYIHKHYEERISIADISNAANISESECYRMFRNTLGCSPNSYLLNYRLRKSVQLLTESNKRISDIAYESGFNCSAYFAKKFKLAFDITPMQFRKRYSITLGHPLANHLSTIQTKPDSFPNNIQP; encoded by the coding sequence ATGCAAATTTATAAATTAGAAACAGAAAAAAATGGCAGGGAACTTACCGCTCACGGTAATGATGACTTCCCTTGTGCTATTTATGATGAGTGCTTTTCAGAGTTCTTTGGTGGGGAGGTCCCTTGGCACTGGCATGACGAAATTGAAATTGTGCTGGTAACGGAAGGGGCGACGAAAGTCGAATGCATTAACACTAGCGAGATTGTTCAAGCGGGAGAAATGATCTTTATAAACGCAGGGATTCTACATAAACTCACGAACGCCAGCGTGGGGGAATGCCGAATACTCAATGTATTGTTTAAACCACAAATGCTTGGGGGAGTGAATCACGGGCTCATTTATAAAAAAAATATTTTGCCAGTCATCACCAACAAAGAGCTTCAGGCCTACAAATTTTCTGATACTGATAAAACGTGGCATTCACTTGCCATTAAAGAACTATCCGATGCCTTTGACGTCTGGAAAACACAAAGCGCTGACCGCGAGTTTTACATAAACATCGCTTTAATGAAGTTTTGGCACCTTTTCTGCTCTCATCAGCTAAACACAGCGTCAGATCAAAACACATCAAAGAGCAATGAAAAGCGCGCACATTCTTTGCTCGACTATATCCACAAGCACTATGAAGAACGCATTTCCATTGCCGATATCAGTAATGCAGCAAACATCAGCGAGAGCGAGTGCTATCGTATGTTCCGTAACACCCTAGGCTGTTCTCCAAACAGCTATTTGTTGAATTACCGACTACGAAAATCAGTCCAACTACTAACCGAAAGCAATAAACGAATCTCAGATATAGCCTATGAAAGTGGATTCAACTGCTCGGCCTATTTTGCCAAAAAATTTAAACTCGCTTTTGATATAACGCCTATGCAGTTTCGGAAAAGATACAGCATCACGTTAGGCCATCCCTTAGCCAACCATCTGTCTACAATACAAACTAAGCCAGATAGCTTTCCAAATAATATACAGCCATAA
- a CDS encoding DUF1801 domain-containing protein — protein sequence MLTNVEGKFDDYPDEVKTIMLGMRELILSVAQDNQLGAVEESLKWGEPSYYVKGGSPIRIDWKPKAPDQYCFYFNCKSKLVDTFRELYSDQFEFEGNRAIVLRLNQDAPLNCLRHCIEIAMTYQKNKHLPLLGA from the coding sequence ATGTTGACTAACGTAGAAGGCAAGTTCGATGATTATCCTGATGAAGTGAAAACCATCATGTTAGGGATGCGGGAATTGATTTTATCCGTAGCTCAAGACAATCAACTTGGTGCGGTTGAAGAATCGCTAAAATGGGGGGAGCCGAGTTATTATGTTAAAGGTGGCAGTCCAATAAGAATTGATTGGAAGCCTAAGGCGCCAGACCAATATTGCTTTTACTTTAACTGTAAAAGTAAATTAGTCGATACCTTTCGAGAACTGTATTCCGATCAGTTTGAATTCGAAGGAAACCGTGCGATTGTGTTGAGACTGAATCAAGACGCCCCGCTTAATTGCCTACGGCATTGCATTGAAATAGCAATGACATACCAGAAAAATAAACACCTCCCTTTATTAGGGGCATAA